ACCACGCCGAGGCCGAGGAACTCGCCCGCGAGATCGAGGTCGATCACGGTGGCTACGGGTTCCAGCCGCCGTCCTCGATCTACCACCGGTTCATGACCGGCCTCACCGGCGGGAAGATGTCCTCCTCGATCCCGGCGAGTCACATCAGCCTGCTCGACGACCCCGAGGAGGGGTACGACAAGGTCCGGTCTGCGACGACCGGCGGCCGGGAGACCGCCGAGGAACAGCGCGAGAAAGGCGGAAAGGCCGACGAGTGCCCGGTCTACGAACTGTACGCCTACCTGCTCGCCGGCGACGACGACGAGTTCGCCAAGGAGGTCTACGACGAGTGTGTCGGCGGCGAGCGGCTCTGTGGCGGCTGTAAGGAACAGGCCGCCGAGTTGATGGAGGAGTTCCTCGAAGACCATCAGGAGAAACGCGAGGAGTGGGAGGAGAAACTGGACGACCTCGACTTCGAGTTCGACTCGCCGCGCAAGCGGACGAGCGGCGACTAGAGCCCGTCGAGGGCGGTGACGAGCAGTTCCGCGGTCGCCTCGGCCGCGGCCTCGCCGCCGTCGGTCGTGACCTCGACGACTTCGCTCCCGGTGTCGACCAGGACCGAGGCGGCCTCGCCGCTGCCCTCGATCATCATCTCGACCGTCTGCTCCCCAGTGTCGACGATGGCGTCGGCCCGGTCGTCGCCGATCTCCGCGGCCGGTTTGACGACCGTCTCGACATCGAGTTCGCCGAGTTCCGGGGCCGTGGCACCGTCGAGTGCCGTCTCGATGGCAGACGGTCCCAGTCCCAGTTGGTCGAGGCCGTCCCGCAACTCTATTGCCGCGTCGGAGAGCGGCGTCGGGTCGGCGACGAACATCGTCTCGGTCAGCGTATCGAAGACGGTGTCGCGGTTCCGATCCCTCGAATCTCGGTCGGTCATGTGTGACTGTGGCTACAGATTATCCCATAGTTCTTGCGCTCCTGTCCACAGCGGTACGTTTTTGGCCCACCACTCCAATCGGTCGCACATGGCATCCGAACCCCACTGCCGGACGGTCGCGCGCCAGGGAGTCCCGAGACCGGGGTTCGGCTCCTTTTTCGCCGCGTGAGTCGGCCGGCGGAGTTCGGACGGCGGCGAGATCCGCCGGTCGGACGAAACCGGTCGTGCGAGGGCGACCGACGTGAGCCCTCGAGACCACGCGCGTTCGACGAGACGAGCGGCGACCCCGACGCCGCGAGTGAGAACCGTTAACTGACCGACCCGCGCGGTACGTAACAACGAGTACCCACGCATGAAACTGCCACAGGCACAGCTCGCGGTGCTGGAGGCCGCGAGTGCAGACGAGCAACGAACCATCGACCGCATCGCCGAGGAGGCCGACCTCAAACCCGAGACCGCCACGCGAGCGGCCTTCGAACTCGACGACGAGGGCCTGCTCGATGTCACCGAACGCACCACCAGCGACGTGGAACTGACCGCGGAGGCCGAACGCTACGTCGAGGAGGGCCTGCCCGAACTCCGCCTCTACGAGGCTGCCGTCGAAGCGGGGGCCGACGAGGACCCCGTCCAGATGGGACAGGTTATCGGCGCGTCGGGGTTGGAGGGCGACGCCGTCGACATCGCGCTGTCGAACTACGCCCGGAAGGGGTACGGCGAGATCGACAGCGGCGAGATCACGGCCGATCCCGATGCCGACCCCGACGCCGACGACGAGGCGTCGACGCTGTCCGCGCTCGCGGAGGGCGCTGGCGCGTACGCCCGCGAGACGGCCCTCGAAGACCTGGACAACCGCGGGTTGATCGAGCAGACCGAGACGGTGATCCGCTCGGTGACCCTCTCCGAGGCGGGCGTCACCGCGCTGATGGAGGGGATCGAGACTGCCGAGACGGTGGGGCAGGTCACCTCCGAGATGCTCACCAGCGGCGAGTGGGAGGACGTGGAATTCGCCGAGTACAACGTCGAGGCCGACGCCGAACGGGTCGTCCCCGGTCGCAAGCACGCGCTCCGGGAGATGGCCGAACGCGTGAAGGACGTACTCGTCGGCATGGGTTTCCAGGAGATGCAGGGCCCACACGTCGACGCCGACTTCTGGATCAACGACTGCCTGTTCATGCCCCAGGACCACCCGGCGCGCAACCACTGGGACCGGTTCGCGCTGGACGATCCGGCGGCGATCGACGAGTTGCCCGACGATCTCGTGGAGCGGGTCGAGAGCGCCCACCGCGAGGGCGTCGGGCCGGACGGTGAGGGGTATCACTCGCCGTGGGATCTTGACTTCGCCAAGGCGCTGGCGCTCCGGGGTCATACCACCTCCCTGACCGCCCGTCACCTCTCCGGGGAGGCGATGGGAGAGCTTGAGCCGCCACAGCGGTTCTTCTCCATCGAGAAGGCGTATCGGAACGACACGCTGGACGCGACCCACCTGCTCGAGTTCTTCCAGATCGAGGGCTGGGTGATGGCCGAGGATCTGTCTGTGCGTGACCTGATGGGCACGTTCACCGAGTTCTACGAACAGTTCGGGATCACGGACATCGAGTTCAAGCCCCACTACAACCCCTACACGGAGCCGAGTTTCGAGCTGTTCGGCCGTCATCCAGAGACGGGCGAGATGATCGAGATCGGCAACTCGGGCATCTTCCGCCCCGAAATGCTGGAGCCGCTCGGCGTCGACTGCGACGTGATGGCGTGGGGCCTTGCCCTCGAACGCCTGTTCATGCTCGCGACCGGAGCCGAAGACATCCGCGACGTGCACGGGACGCTGGTCGATCTGGAGTTCCTGCGGGAAGAGGAGGTGACCTACTGATGCCCACTGTGACTGTCGACCCCGACGAACTGCGAACCCTGACCGGCCACGACGAGAAAGACGACGAGCAACTCAAAGAGGACCTGTTCGGCCTTGGCCTCGAATTCGAGGGTGAGACCGACGACGGCGAGTTCGAACTGGAGTTCGCGCCGGACCGACTCGACCGACTCTCCGTCGAGGGCGTCGCCCGCTCGCTGCGCTATCACTACGGCGACGACCGCGGGGTGTACGTCCCGAGCACGAACGACGCCGAGTGGACGATCCGCGTCGAGGACGTGCCCGAGGAACGTCCCTACGTGACCGGTGCGATCGTCCGGGGACTGGACATGGACGACGCAGCCCTCGAATCGCTGATTCAGGTCCAGGAGAAACTCCACGCGACGATGGGTCGCCAGCGCGCGAAGGGGGCCATCGGCGTCCACGACCTGACGATGCTGAAGGGCGAGACCCTGAAAGCGGACGACGACCGGGCGAAATCGATCACCTACACCGGCGTCGACCCGGACGAGGAGACGATGGTGCCCCTTGAGGGCGACCAGGAGTTGACGTTGCGGGAAGTGCTCGACGTCCACCACATCGGGCAGGAGTACGCCGACCTCGTCGCCGACTACGAGTCGATGCCGGCCATCTACGACGAGGTCGGACTGTTCTCGTTCCCGCCGGTGGTCAACGGCCGCCGGACCGAGGTCGACGAGGGCTCCCGGGACCTGTTCGTCGAGATGACCGGCACGGACCAGTGGACGGTCGACAAGATGCTGAACATCGTCTGCTACGCGCTGGACGCCCGGGGCGGGCAGGTCGAGGAAGTCAACGTCGAGTACACCGACGACGCGCCCGCCACGCCCGAGGCCGGGAGCGAACTCGTCCGGCCGGACCTGGTGACCAAGCGAAAGACCGTCGCACACGACGACATCGAGACGATGCTCGGCGTCGACCTCGACGAACGGGACGTGGTCGACCTGATCGAACGCGCCGGGATGGACGCCGAGCGGACCGAGACCGACGACGGCGCGGCGGCCTATCGGGTCGAGGTGCCACCCTACCGGACGGACGTACTCCATCCAGTCGATCTGATCGACGACGTGGGGCGGGCCTACGGGTTCAACGAACTCGAACCGCGCTACCCGGACGTGTCGACGGTCGGCGGGCGTCACGAGCGCTCGCGGCTGGAGGACGCCGTCCGCGACCGACTGGTCGGGCAGGGCTTCGAGGACCTGCTCAACTTCCACCTGATCGACGAGGAGCAGAACTACGAGCGGCTGAACGTTCCCCAGGGCAGCGACGCCTTCGGCGGCGGCGAGGCCGTCACCATCGAACAGCCCTACAGCGAGGACTTCACGATGGTCCGCTCGTGGGCGCTGCCCTCGATCATGATGGTGCTGGAAAACAACACGCACCGCGCGTACCCGCAGGACCTCGCTGAGGTTGGCTTCTCGGCACACGTCGACGAGCGTGAGAACACGAACGTCGCCGAACGGCGGACCGTCGCCGCGGCGCTGTGTCACGCCGGCGCGTCCTACGAGGACGCCAAGGCCGCCCTTCAGGCTCTCGTGGACGGCTTCGACGCCGATCTGGAGACGCCAGCTACGGAGCACCCGACCTTCATCTCCGGTCGCACGGCCAGCGTCGTGATCGACGGGGAAGAAGCGGGTATCGTCGGTGAGGTCCACCCCGAAGTCGTCGTGGAACACGACCTGGAGTTGCCTGTGGCAGCCTTCGAGTTCGATCTGGACGCGTTGCAGTAAGAGCGCCCCTCTTTTTAGCTGATTTCAGTCCGCGACTTCGGGACGCCCCGTTCGGAACCGAGGTCCTCACCGACGATCTCGAAGCGTGCGCCGCCGGAAGACGAACGTCGTTCGTCTTCCGAGCCCCCGCTCACTTCGCTCGCGGGGACGCCGTCCTCGCTGTCACTCGCCGTAATTTCCCAGCCGTGGGCCTCGACGATGGTCCGGATGATGGCGAGGCCGAACCCGGTGCCGTCCTCGTCGGTCGTGAACCCCTCGGCGAACACGTCGGCGCGCTGGCCCTCGGGGATGCCGGGGCCGTCGTCTTCGACGAAGAAACCGTTCGGGAGGCCGCCGACGGTGACGGTCACGGCTGGGCCGCCGTGTTCGACGGCGTTGCGAAAGAGGTTCTCGAACATCTGGCGCAGGCGGGTGCGGTCGCCCTCGATTACGGTGTCACACTCGGTGTGGAGGGTCGCGTCTTTCGTGTCGACGGTGTCCCAGGCTTCGGTCGCGACCTCGGAGAGTCGGACGCGCTCGGTGTCGCTCACCGACTGGCCGCTGCGGGCGAGCGTCAACACGTCGTCGACGATCTCCCGCATCCGGTCGAGGGCGTCCCGGGCGGGATCGACGTGGTCGCTGTCGGTTTCGCGCTCGATTAGTTCGAGGTGGCCGTCGGCGACGGTCAACGGGTTTCGGAGGTCGTGGGAGACGATACCGGCGAAGTCCTCCAGCTGTTCGTTCTGCCGTTTGAGCTCGCGGTTCTGGTCGCGGAGTTTGCGCTTCCGTTGCTCTCGCTCGGTCACGTCGTGGATCAGCGCGACCAGCCCCGCTGCCTCGTCGTCGCCGAGACTCGTGACGAGCACGTCGAAACAGCGCTGGTCGCCCTCCGGCGTCTCGATCCAGATCCCGGTGAATCGGCCGCCCGTGGCCCCGCCGTCGGTGTCGAAAAACGACGGCGTGCCGTCGACGAAGATGTCCGGCGGGATCACCGACTGGACCCGCTTGCCGACGACGCGTTCACCCTCCCGTGCGAGGATGCGCTTGCCCATCGGGTTGATGTCGACGATCCGGCCAGCGTGATCGAGCACCATGAAGCCGG
This Halorientalis sp. IM1011 DNA region includes the following protein-coding sequences:
- a CDS encoding histidine kinase N-terminal 7TM domain-containing protein; the encoded protein is MIWQVTGLTLPLAVSGALGLVVAAAVWRERPKTGSTWLSVAALAVAAWAFGQVIVVSNGSDSLRLFGSGLTVAGMVFTPPLWLLFSLSYTGHGDRVSRPLLAVLLLEPTILGALALSGSDLMFAEGTLAAGAAGATLFVKYGPLLVVQHAYGYALLFVSEFLLFRMFLGSRNVFRKRTFFLLVLIVFLHACQFLSVAGLSPTPYQTLTPLGFLLFGTLSLLVIVSFRSLEFLPLQRVMTLLGRHSKNLTPIARERAIEEMATGFMVLDHAGRIVDINPMGKRILAREGERVVGKRVQSVIPPDIFVDGTPSFFDTDGGATGGRFTGIWIETPEGDQRCFDVLVTSLGDDEAAGLVALIHDVTEREQRKRKLRDQNRELKRQNEQLEDFAGIVSHDLRNPLTVADGHLELIERETDSDHVDPARDALDRMREIVDDVLTLARSGQSVSDTERVRLSEVATEAWDTVDTKDATLHTECDTVIEGDRTRLRQMFENLFRNAVEHGGPAVTVTVGGLPNGFFVEDDGPGIPEGQRADVFAEGFTTDEDGTGFGLAIIRTIVEAHGWEITASDSEDGVPASEVSGGSEDERRSSSGGARFEIVGEDLGSERGVPKSRTEIS
- a CDS encoding phenylalanine--tRNA ligase subunit alpha — encoded protein: MKLPQAQLAVLEAASADEQRTIDRIAEEADLKPETATRAAFELDDEGLLDVTERTTSDVELTAEAERYVEEGLPELRLYEAAVEAGADEDPVQMGQVIGASGLEGDAVDIALSNYARKGYGEIDSGEITADPDADPDADDEASTLSALAEGAGAYARETALEDLDNRGLIEQTETVIRSVTLSEAGVTALMEGIETAETVGQVTSEMLTSGEWEDVEFAEYNVEADAERVVPGRKHALREMAERVKDVLVGMGFQEMQGPHVDADFWINDCLFMPQDHPARNHWDRFALDDPAAIDELPDDLVERVESAHREGVGPDGEGYHSPWDLDFAKALALRGHTTSLTARHLSGEAMGELEPPQRFFSIEKAYRNDTLDATHLLEFFQIEGWVMAEDLSVRDLMGTFTEFYEQFGITDIEFKPHYNPYTEPSFELFGRHPETGEMIEIGNSGIFRPEMLEPLGVDCDVMAWGLALERLFMLATGAEDIRDVHGTLVDLEFLREEEVTY
- the pheT gene encoding phenylalanine--tRNA ligase subunit beta, with protein sequence MPTVTVDPDELRTLTGHDEKDDEQLKEDLFGLGLEFEGETDDGEFELEFAPDRLDRLSVEGVARSLRYHYGDDRGVYVPSTNDAEWTIRVEDVPEERPYVTGAIVRGLDMDDAALESLIQVQEKLHATMGRQRAKGAIGVHDLTMLKGETLKADDDRAKSITYTGVDPDEETMVPLEGDQELTLREVLDVHHIGQEYADLVADYESMPAIYDEVGLFSFPPVVNGRRTEVDEGSRDLFVEMTGTDQWTVDKMLNIVCYALDARGGQVEEVNVEYTDDAPATPEAGSELVRPDLVTKRKTVAHDDIETMLGVDLDERDVVDLIERAGMDAERTETDDGAAAYRVEVPPYRTDVLHPVDLIDDVGRAYGFNELEPRYPDVSTVGGRHERSRLEDAVRDRLVGQGFEDLLNFHLIDEEQNYERLNVPQGSDAFGGGEAVTIEQPYSEDFTMVRSWALPSIMMVLENNTHRAYPQDLAEVGFSAHVDERENTNVAERRTVAAALCHAGASYEDAKAALQALVDGFDADLETPATEHPTFISGRTASVVIDGEEAGIVGEVHPEVVVEHDLELPVAAFEFDLDALQ